The segment TTCAGAAGGATACAAATGAGCTTTTAATTAAACAAGGGTTAAGCTATACAAATAAGATGCTTGAGATAATAAATCCTTCAAGACCTACTGCCAGAACTTATGGTGCTTCAGGAAAAGTTAGAAAATAAGATATATGTTTGTTCTATAACTATAGGATTTAAAGAAAGGGTGAATAGTATTGTCAGGATTGTTTGGTACTTTTAATGTAGCAAAAAGAGGTCTTTTGTACAACAAAAGGCTATAGATGTTACATCTCACAATATAGCAAATGCAAATACAGAAGGATATTCAAGGCAAAGGGCTATGATGGAGACTACAACTCCATTTCCAATGCCATCAATAAATAATGCAGCGGGTCCAGGACAGCTTGGAACTGGAGCTCAAATATCTATTATTCAAAGGGTGAGAGATGAATTTTTAGACTTTCAAGTAAGAAATGAAAGTAGTACTATGGGTATGTATGAAGCAAGGGATAGATTTTTAAGTGAGATAGAAAGTGTATACAATGAGCCTTCAGATACGGGTCTATCCACTTCTTTTGGAAAGTTCTTTGATGCTTGGCAGGAGTTTACTAAGCAATCGGAAACTTCTAATGCCAGAACTGTTGTGGCTCAGCAGGCTAAAGCTCTTACAAATGATTTGAATCATACCTACAATCAGCTTCAAAAGGTAAAAACAAATGCTCAAAACATTATAAAAGATACAGTTTATCAAGTAAATAATATGTTAAATCAAATAGATACTTTAAATCAGCAAATTATGAAGGTAAAGGTTTCAGGATTAGAACCAAATGATTTAATGGACAAAAGAGATTTACTTATGGATAAATTAAGTAGCGAATTAAACATAGATTTAAAAAATAGAAATTTCGCAACTCAGGACTTAAGACCTGGAGACATAGAAAACGTTCCTGATGGAGGAGAACCTTTATTAGTTAGGAAAGAACCAAATTATGCTGTAAGCAGGTTCTCTTATGTAAGTAATATTGAAGAGGTAAAGAATAGTAAAGGTGATGTTACTTCTTTAAAAATCAATTACTTTAAAAAAGGGGATAATAATAAAACTGGTACTATTGAAGTGATTAAATCTCCTAAGGGATCAGTTTTTAATAAAAACGAAGTTAATAGCATAAAAAGAAACATTGAAGAATGTAAAGTTATTTGGGCAAGTGAAGATGGTACAGCGTATTCAGATGGTGTAATTGCTATAAGTAATGTTTCTGAAATTGACCAAAAACTAGGACTATTTAAGCCAAGTAGTGGTGCTCTTCAAGGATACATGTCAGTTCAAAAGGATGTAGATGACTATGTAGATAGAATAGATAAGCTAGCAAAAGCCCTAACTTTTGCAGTAAATGCTATTCACACAGGAAGCACTGATGGAACTAAAAACCCTGAAGTAGAAAATACGAATTTCTTTGTAAATTCAGAGGATTCTACAGATGAAGCCTCAATTACTGCAGGTAACATATCAGTTAATAAAGATATTTTAGATAATGTTATGAAAATAAACGCTGGAGCAACAAAAGATTCAGGAGAAAATGATTCTAAAAGGGCAATTGCAATTGCAATGCTAAGAGATGCTTTATTTAAAGTTCAAGATATAGATTTAGAAAATGCAAATAGAAAGTCTTTTATTGATAATTTAACAGGAGGATTTTCACTTAATACAGAACTTGGAATAAAGACAATTCAAAGTAATGTTGGTGGTATGACTTTAGATAACTACTTTAAAGATATGGTAGATACTCTTGGAATACAGGAAGAGGAAGCAAAGAGAATAGTTAAAAATCAAGATAAGCTTTTAAGCGATTTTGATCAAAGAAGGACATCAGTATCAGGAGTTTCCATGGATGAGGAAATGGCTAATTTAATTCAATTTCAACATGCTTATGGAGCAAATGCCAAGATAATTTCTACAGTAGATGAACTTTTAGATGTAGTAGTTAATGGGCTAAAACGCTAAAGAATATTGGGGTGATAAAAAATGCGTGTAACAAATAAGATGCTTTCGAACAATTTTTTAAGGGATATGAATGTAAATTTACAAAATTTAAAGACTCTTCAAGAGCAAATGACATCTGGAAAAGAAATTAGAAGGCCTTCAGATAATCCTTTTAAGGTAGCAAGATCTATGCAGCTTCATACTCAGATTAATTCCAATAAGCAGTACAATGAAAACATTAAGGATACTATAAACTGGTTAGATGTTACAGATACATCTCTAGACCAAATGGGTGAGGTCTTTAAAAGAGTAAAAGAGCTTTTGGTATCAGCTGGAAATGGTGGCTATGGAGAAAATGAATTAGCGGCTATAAAAGATGAAATTAATGAAAAGGTATCTGAGTTTTCACAGATATTAAATACTAACTTTGATGGTAAATATATATTTGGTGGAACTAGGGCTACAACTAAACCAACTATGATACAAGGTGGTAGCAGTTTTTCTGGTGCAGTTGAAACTAATTCTCTAGATTTTTCAGGAGAAGAAAGTTTAGTTGAAAGTGATGGAAAGTTAAAAGAAGATATAAATTTTGAATTACAGTTTGATGTAGATAGAAATGGAACTATTAGTGCAACTGAGAAAGAGACTATTACGCTTTCAAAGGGAACAAAAATTTCTAATATACAAGATCTAGCAAATAAACTTAATAATAAGATAGACACTTCGTCAAAAACATGGCTTAAAGACAAAGTCAGAATAGATGTATCTAATAATAGATTAAAAGTAGTAAATGAAAATGACAATGGAAACTTAAACAAGTTTATAGTAAAATCTAAAGAACTTTTAATTGATGGAGAGGCAACTTCTATAAATGAACCTTCTAGTAAAGTTATAAATGTATCCACTTTAGGTAGTTTAAGTGGTGATTTAGACATAGAACTAGGCTTTAATGTAAATACAAAAAAGATTACTCTTCATAATACAGAGAATATTAAAAACCTAAGTGATTTAGCAGGAAAGATTAACGATGAAATTAATACTTCCTCTGAGGATTGGTTAAGAGGAAAAGTAAAAGTTGTAACAGATCTTGCAAATAATAATTTAAAGTTTGTAAATATCAGTGATAGTGCTACAACTTTTAAAGTTAAGGCAGATAAACTTGGGATAAAGCAAGAGAGTGACATCACGTATAGCCCTAATAATTCTCAAAACACTAGGATTATGTACAATAAAAAAGGTGATGGAGAATTAGTAGATGGAAATGAATTAAATCAAATTGGAGAAAAGCTTAAAGTTGAGATCTCTCAAGGAGTAATTATAGATTATAACGTAACTGCTAGAGATGTTATGGAGTATAATGGAAAAGATTTAAGAAATGTTCTAAATGACATAGTAAATCATTTGGATTATAAAAAAGAAGATGGAGTTACAGAAGACAAAGATTCTGTAAAGAAGTTAATAAATGATGATTTAGTAAATATTGAAGATGCACTAAAAAACATATTAAAAATTAGATCAGAGGTAGGTGCAAAGCAAAATAGCATGGATAGTGCTAAATCAAAAAATGAAGATCAGAATTTTAATATGAAAGAAATATTGTCTAAAACTGAGGATATAGATATAACAGAAAAAACTATGGAGTTTGCAACAGCCCAGACGGTATATATATCTTCTTTAACAACTAGTGCTAAAGTTCTTCAGCCAACCTTAATAGATTATATTAGATAGGAGACAGAAAGTTGGAATTAAAAACAAAATATCATGGAATTCATAAATATGAAAAAGAAGATGTAATAGAGTTTGAAAATGGCATTCCAGGATTTGAAAATTTAAAAAGATATATTCTATTTCCTATAGATGGAAATGAAGCTTTTAAAGTACTTCATTCTATTGAAGACAGTGAAATTGGAATTGTAGTGATATCTCCTTTTGAAGTTTTAAAAGATTATGAATTAAAATTATCGAATAGTTTATTAAATAAGCTTAGGATAAATTCTTATGAAGAGGTACTTGTTTTAACTACTGTCAACTTAAACTCAAACTATAGAAATATTACTACTAACTTAAGAGCTCCTATAATTATTAATATAAAAGAAAAAATAGGGGAACAAATAATATTAAATACAGAGAAATATTTAATCAAACATCCTGTGTTTAAGGAGGAAAGTTAATGTTAGTAGTAAAAAGGAAAAAAGGAGAATCAATAGTTATAGGGGACAATATTGAGATAAGTATTGTAGAAGTAGATGGAGGTTCAGTTAAAATAGCCATAGATGCTCCAAGGGATGTTACTATTCTAAGAAAAGAACTAATTATGCAAGTAGAAGAGGAAAACAAAAAGCCGTAAGATTAAATTTAGAGGTACTTAAAAGTTTAAAAAAATAATAGCATATAGATAAAGTCATAAAGTATACTCTGTTAGCTATTAGTACTCTAATAAGTGAGGTGCATTGGTATGGAAATCAATTCTATTGGTCAAGGAAGACAAAATAGTAGTGACACAGTAAATACTACAGTAAAAGTATTAAAGGAAACGTCAAAAGCTGAAAATACAGTGAATAAATCTTCCGATAATTATGATAAACATAGAGAAGATGGAGATTTAAAAGAAAAAGACATTAAGGATATGGTGGATGGTTTAAATAAACTTATTGATGGGGCTTCTACTCATGTAGAATACGAAAAACATGATAAATTTAATCAGTATGTTATTAAAATAATAGACAATGACACAAAAGAAGTAATAAAAGAGATTCCCCCTAAAAAGATATTAGATATGGTAGCTAAAATGTGTGAAATGGTAGGAATAATAGTAGATAAAAAGGCTTAACGCTATAAAATATAAAAGTTACTGTGGTTTTTTAATTCTTTTAATTAAAAATAAGAGGTGATTTTTATGGAATTTAGATTAAATAAAATAGACACTGAGCTTAGGCAAAAAATAAAAGATACCACAAAGCCTGGAAAAATTCATAGAAAAAACGAGATAAAAGTTAGTGACGATAAAAATAAAAAGTTTTCTAGAGATAAAGATTTTGCATATAAGCTAAAAAAAGCTAAAGATAATAAGAAAAAAGTGGTTGTAGAAGGATATAAAGCAGATAATTTAGATGTAGAAGCTTTTAAAGATGGAATCCAGTATGAAGGAGAAAATAGAGGAATATTTATAGATACGAAAAAGTAGGAGGTAATTTTTATGTATGGTGGAAATGCAAATGCATATAATGCATATAAAAATAACAGTGTAAACTATGCTTCAAAAGATCAACTTTTACTTATGCTAGTTGATGGTGCCTTAAAATTTGCCAAAATAGCAAGACAAGCTATGCTGGATAAAAATATAATAAAGGCTCATGAAAATATTGTGAAAACAGAAGATATATATTATGAGTTAATGGCAACCTTAGATGTAAGTAAAGGTGGAGATTGGGCAAAAAAATTGCAATCCATATACCAGTTTATAATAGATAGACTAGTACAGGCAAATCTAAAAAAAGATGTTAAGATAATGGACGAGGTTATACCTCTTATTGAGGACATAAAAAATACTTGGGATGAAGCGTATAAAATATCTAAAGGAGTAAGATAGCTATTAATCTACGAAAGGAGATGGATAGGTTATGAATATAACGCCAACAAGGGTAACAGGTCTTGCCACAGGTATGGATACTGATGCTATGGTAAAGCAGATGATGCAGCCTTATAATTTAAAACTTGATAAAATGCAGCAAGATAGACAGCTTATTTTATGGAGACAAGAAATGTATAGAGATATCATTGGAGATATCAATACA is part of the Haloimpatiens sp. FM7315 genome and harbors:
- the flgK gene encoding flagellar hook-associated protein FlgK; translation: MDVTSHNIANANTEGYSRQRAMMETTTPFPMPSINNAAGPGQLGTGAQISIIQRVRDEFLDFQVRNESSTMGMYEARDRFLSEIESVYNEPSDTGLSTSFGKFFDAWQEFTKQSETSNARTVVAQQAKALTNDLNHTYNQLQKVKTNAQNIIKDTVYQVNNMLNQIDTLNQQIMKVKVSGLEPNDLMDKRDLLMDKLSSELNIDLKNRNFATQDLRPGDIENVPDGGEPLLVRKEPNYAVSRFSYVSNIEEVKNSKGDVTSLKINYFKKGDNNKTGTIEVIKSPKGSVFNKNEVNSIKRNIEECKVIWASEDGTAYSDGVIAISNVSEIDQKLGLFKPSSGALQGYMSVQKDVDDYVDRIDKLAKALTFAVNAIHTGSTDGTKNPEVENTNFFVNSEDSTDEASITAGNISVNKDILDNVMKINAGATKDSGENDSKRAIAIAMLRDALFKVQDIDLENANRKSFIDNLTGGFSLNTELGIKTIQSNVGGMTLDNYFKDMVDTLGIQEEEAKRIVKNQDKLLSDFDQRRTSVSGVSMDEEMANLIQFQHAYGANAKIISTVDELLDVVVNGLKR
- the flgL gene encoding flagellar hook-associated protein FlgL → MRVTNKMLSNNFLRDMNVNLQNLKTLQEQMTSGKEIRRPSDNPFKVARSMQLHTQINSNKQYNENIKDTINWLDVTDTSLDQMGEVFKRVKELLVSAGNGGYGENELAAIKDEINEKVSEFSQILNTNFDGKYIFGGTRATTKPTMIQGGSSFSGAVETNSLDFSGEESLVESDGKLKEDINFELQFDVDRNGTISATEKETITLSKGTKISNIQDLANKLNNKIDTSSKTWLKDKVRIDVSNNRLKVVNENDNGNLNKFIVKSKELLIDGEATSINEPSSKVINVSTLGSLSGDLDIELGFNVNTKKITLHNTENIKNLSDLAGKINDEINTSSEDWLRGKVKVVTDLANNNLKFVNISDSATTFKVKADKLGIKQESDITYSPNNSQNTRIMYNKKGDGELVDGNELNQIGEKLKVEISQGVIIDYNVTARDVMEYNGKDLRNVLNDIVNHLDYKKEDGVTEDKDSVKKLINDDLVNIEDALKNILKIRSEVGAKQNSMDSAKSKNEDQNFNMKEILSKTEDIDITEKTMEFATAQTVYISSLTTSAKVLQPTLIDYIR
- the fliW gene encoding flagellar assembly protein FliW; amino-acid sequence: MELKTKYHGIHKYEKEDVIEFENGIPGFENLKRYILFPIDGNEAFKVLHSIEDSEIGIVVISPFEVLKDYELKLSNSLLNKLRINSYEEVLVLTTVNLNSNYRNITTNLRAPIIINIKEKIGEQIILNTEKYLIKHPVFKEES
- a CDS encoding flagellar protein FlaG, producing the protein MEINSIGQGRQNSSDTVNTTVKVLKETSKAENTVNKSSDNYDKHREDGDLKEKDIKDMVDGLNKLIDGASTHVEYEKHDKFNQYVIKIIDNDTKEVIKEIPPKKILDMVAKMCEMVGIIVDKKA
- the fliS gene encoding flagellar export chaperone FliS produces the protein MYGGNANAYNAYKNNSVNYASKDQLLLMLVDGALKFAKIARQAMLDKNIIKAHENIVKTEDIYYELMATLDVSKGGDWAKKLQSIYQFIIDRLVQANLKKDVKIMDEVIPLIEDIKNTWDEAYKISKGVR